The genomic stretch CATGAGAGATCCAACCAGAGGAGGCGTCGCCGCCACTCTGAACGAGATCGCGGAGAACAGGGGACTCGGCGTGACCATTTATGAGAATGAGATCCCAGTCAGGGATTCCGTGAGAAGCCTCTGCGAGATCCTTGGGCTCGATCCGCTCTATGTCGCCAACGAAGGGAAGGTCCTTATCATTGTCAATAGAAAGAAATCGGAAAGAGTGCTGGAGATCATGAGGGGTCACCCGCTGGGAAGAGAGGCCAGAATCATCGGTGAGATCCAGGAGAAACCGGAGAAAAGGGTGGTCTTGAAGACGAGGTACGGAACATCCAGGATCGTCGACTTGCCCGAGGAGGAGAAGCTCCCCCGCATCTGCTGACGCTTGATGGTATTGAGACTCGCAGCGTGGTTCCCTGAATTTCGTATCATTTCCTGAATATCGAGTTTGAAGATAATCATACAGGATGGACGTGCGGATAAGACAAAAGATCATCGTCAAGGGAATCGTCCAGGGTGTTGGATTCCGGCCTTTTGTATACAGGCTTGCTACCAGGCTGAATCTTGCGGGGAGGGTATGCAACAATCCTCAGGGGGTCACTATCGAGATTGAGGGCTCCCGTCCCGCCATAGAAGAGTTTCTGAGGCTGCTAAGGAGTGAAGCGCCTCCCCTGGCAAGGATCACAGGAATGAATGTATCCGACATGCCGATGGAAAACTCGCAGCGCTTTGAAATCGCCAGGAGCGAGGAGCAGGAAGAGAAGAAAACCCTCATCTCGCCCGATATTGCCGTCTGTGATGACTGTTTGAGGGAACTCTTCGATCCATCGAACAGGAGATACCGTTATCCCTTCATAAACTGCACGAACTGCGGTCCTAGATTCACGATCATCAGGACGATTCCTTACGACAGAAAGAACACATCAATGTCGGTCTTCACGATGTGTGAGGAATGTCAGAAGGAATACGATGATCCGCACGATAGAAGGTTTCACGCGCAACCCAATGCATGCTTCCTGTGCGGACCAGAAGTCTGGCTTACCGATTCAAGAGGAAAGGTCATGGAATGCGAGGACCCAATCCGGGAAGCGGTGGATCGTCTTAAGGAAGGAAGTACCATTGCCATCAAGGGGATTGGCGGTTTCCATCTGGCGGTAGACGCGTCCAACACCGGCGCGATCAGGAGACTGAGAGAAAGAAAGTTGAGAGAAGAAAAGCCTCTTGCCATCATGTCAGGGTCCCTGGAGAAGATCCTGGAATGCGCTTGGCTAAATGAGGAGGAGAGAAAGCTACTGATCTCTTCGGAGCGCCCGATCGTCCTCCTGAGAAAGAAGGATCATCCGGCTATATCCGATGAAGTAGCCCCGGGGAATACCCATTTTGGAGTCATGCTTCCGTACACGCCGCTCCATCATCTTCTCTTCAATAGTGGCCTTGATTTTCAGGCTCTCGTCATGACAAGCGGGAATCTGAGCGAGGAGCCGATCGCCATAGAAAATGGCGAAGCGGTCCGGAGACTCGAAGGAATTGCAGATTATTTTCTCATGCATGACAGGGAAATACTCCTGAGAAGCGATGACTCTGTGATGCTTCATATGGTAGAGCGAGACAGATTCCTCAGAAGGTCTCGAGGCTTTGTTCCGGTTCCCATCTTCCTGGAAGATGAGTATCCGGCCGTGATAGCTTTTGGTGCAGAACTGAAAAACACCGTCTGCCTCCTGAAGGGGGGGAACGCTTTTCTGAGCCAGCACATCGGCGACCTCGAGAATGTTGAAGCCTTTAACTTCTTCCTTGATGCGGGAGAGCATCTCAAGAGGATCCTTGAGATCACACCAATCGCAATTGCCTACGACCTGCACCCGGAATATCTGAACACAAAGCATGCAAGAGAGATCACAGAGCAAGAAATTGAAAAAGACGGAGGGGAAAAGCAAGAAGTGGGGAGAAGGAAAAGAGAGGGGGCAAGAGAAAAAAAAGAAGCGAAGCATGTCAAAGCAATAGGCATTCAGCACCACCATGCTCATATAGTTTCTTGCCTTGCAGAGAACAGCGACAAGGGTCCGGTCATCGGCCTCGCCATGGATGGTCTCGGCTATGGAACGGATGGGGCTCTCTGGGGCGGGGAAGTCCTGATCGCGGATTACACCGGGTTCGAACGATTCATGACCTTCAAGAGTTTGCCCATGCCCGGGGGAACGGCGGCCATAAAGGAACCCTGGAGAATGGCGGCAAGCGCCCTGCATGCTGCGTATGGTGATGAGATTTTCCTGTTGAAGATCCCCTTCATTCAAAAACTCAATCGATCATCGCTTCAGACAGTCGTCAGGATGATCCAGCAGAAGATAAATTCCCCGTTGACCTCCGGTCTCGGAAGGGTCTTCGATGCTGTTGCGGCTCTTCTTTGCCTCAGGTCTGTGGTTTCCTTCGAAGGACAGGCTCCATTTGAGCTGGAGATGAGCGTCGATCCGTCGATCAGAGGAAATCTGTCATACGGATATTCCATCATTCAGACTGACAGAACCTCGAAGTTCGATCTGCTGTTGAGAGCTGCGAAATCCACCCGATCCGTGGAAGAAGCTGAAGATTCTGGCTCTTCAGTGCAGGATACAATCTCCTTCTGGTACGATGATTCCCCTTCATACGTCGTTGGCCTTGATGGAATGTTTCGGGAAATCGTTGCCGACATATGGAAAGGAAAGGCAACAGGGGAGATCAGCGCAAAGTTCCATAACACGGTCGTTTCCATCCTAGCGGAAGCCTGTTCCATGCTCAGGCTTGAAATCGGTTTCGATAAGGTTGCCCTCTCAGGGGGAGTCTTCCAGAACAAATACCTTTTTGAGAATCTTGTAAAGGAACTAAAACAGAGAGGATTCGAGGTCCTAACCCATTCGCTGGTGCCAGCCAATGATGGAGGGATCTCCCTGGGGCAGGCCGTTATTGCCGCTTCTATCCTGAATATGACTGGCATTTCATGAAATCTCTTCTCCTGGCATGCTTGACAAAGAATAACGACTCTGAAAGAATTACACTCAATTTTCGAGGGAATCGTCATGAAATTCATATCGAGGGACAGCGAATTTTTTGACCTCTTCGACAGACAGGTCGGTGATCTCATCCGCATCACGGAGATCCTGAGCAGCTTCGTCAAGGATTTTAAGGTGAGTGAAGAGATGCGGACAAGGTTCAAAGAAGCGGAGCATGAGGCCGACATCACTACCCACGAGATCATCGATAAAGTGAACCGGACCTTTATCACACCCATCGATCGAGAGGATATCCACTCCCTTGCCCAGGCCATGGACGACATCGTAGATCTCATCGATGCCTCTGCGGGAAGGGTCTTCCTCTATGAGATCACTCAGCCGACGGAAGAGATGAAGCGCTTCGTGGAGATCATCCACAAGATGGTCCAGGAGATCTCCAAGGCAATCGGGATGCTACGGAATCTGAAAAATCAGAGGAGGCTTCTCGACCACTGCATCGAAATCAATCGTCTCGAGAACGAAGCAGACGCCACGCTGTTGACCTCCATCGAAAAACTCGTAGAGAATCGCAAGGACTTCTTCGAATTTCTGAGATGGAAAGAGGTCTATGAATCCCTGGAATCCGCAACGGACAAATGCGAGGACGTGGCGAACATCATCGAAGGGATCGTCATCAAGAGCATCTGAAAATCTTCCCCGGGGTGAAACTGGAAAGGAGATGATTTGACCACAGCCATCATTTTCCTGTTCGTCATCATCGTTCTGGCATGGACGTACGATTTCTATAACGGCATGAACGACTGTGCCAATGCCATTGCCACGACCATCAGCACGAGAGCCCTAAGCCCAAGGATGGCAATCCTTCTGGCGGCCGGGCTCAATATCGCAGGAGCCTTTCTGACGACGGCAGTCGCCAAAACAATAGGGAAAGGGATCGTCGCACCCGAGGCGATAGATCAGTGGATCTTCCTCAGTGCGCTTCTGGGTGCCATCATCTGGTCTGCCATCTGCACTCATGCAGGCATACCGATCAGCATCACCCACTCTCTCGTGGGAGGGCTCATTGGGGCAGCGGTGGCAGGAAGAGGGATGGATGTGGTTCAATGGACGGGGATAAGAAAGGTCCTCATCGCTATGATTCTCTCTCCCCTCGCGGGCTTTCTGGCGGGCACCCTGTTGATGATAGCAATGGTCTGGATCGGTAGGAACGCACACCCTTTCAAGGCAAACAGGTTCTTTCTTAGGAGCCAGATTCTATCCGCATCCTTCATGGCCTTAAGCCACGGCGCCAACGACACCCAGAATGCCATGGGAGTCATAACCGCCGCTCTCGTCAGCGGGGGTTTCCTCGATACGTTCCACGTTCCCTACTGGGTCATGCTCGGTTCCGGGGCCTTCATGGGTCTCGGGACCTATCTTGGCGGATGGAAGGTGATCAAGACGATGGGGATGAGAATGGTCAAGCTGCGTCCCCTGCATGGCTTCAGCGCCGAGACGTCGGCTACGGCTTCCATTCTCGCAGCAACCTATATGGGAGCTCCAATCAGCACGACCCAGGTTATATCGACCGCCATCATGGGGGTGGGAGCCGCGGAGAAACTCTCCAGGGTGAAATGGGGACTCTCTTTTCAGATCATCGCAACATGGATACTGACCATCCCAGGGGCCGCTCTTATTTCCGCGATCCTCTGCATCCTCATAGAGCTCATCGGTCTTTCCCGATGATCTCTTGATGACCTGGATATAGCGTGTTTTCTTGCTGATGGCCATTCTGTGAGCGGAGGATGGATTCCAGTATAAAATTAAAATAAGTTTCCAGAAAGAAACGGAGTTCCAGAATGAAGCTGGAAAATATCAAGATCATCCTGGTCGAGCCGCAGCATGCGGGGAACATCGGAGCCTGTGCAAGAGCCATGAAAAACATGGGACTTTCTCACCTGGCTCTTGTAAACCCGGTGGAGTTCATGGTCGAGGAAGGACTGAAGATGGCTGTCGATGCGAAAGGGATCCTGAGGAATGCGGAGCTTTTCACATCGCTTGAAAAGGCTCTCAGGGAGACGTCACTCTCCATAGGAACCACCCGTCGGCAGGGAAAAATGAGAAAACCGGTCTATTCCATCAGCACAATCGCCCGGAAGATTTCATCCTTCTCCGAGAAGAATAAAGTTGCTTTCGTCTTTGGAAGAGAAGATAAGGGACTCCTGACGAAAGAGCTGCAGCTCTGCACGTTTGTCACCACTATTCCTTCCAGCGAGAAGCTCCCATCCCTGAACCTTGCGCATGCGGTGATGATCACCTGTTATGAGCTTTTTCTCACCTCCTCTCTTCCGACGATCGAAGAGCCGCCGCTTCTGGCAAAATTTGAAGATGTGGAAAGCTTTTACAGACACCTCGAAGGGATTCTCGTGAAAATAGGATTTCTCAACGAAGCCTATCCAACGACCATAATGGTTGCGCTGCGGAGACTCTTCGGGAAGGCCGATCTGGAGCCGAGAGAGGTTAAGATTCTACGCGGGATTCTCAGGCAGATCCAGTGGTATGTTTCACGACCTTCAGCATGATACTGTAAGGAAACTCCTCAAACCTGACCTGTTGATAAAGGGAAAAGATGAATGCAAGCGGTCATCTCTCGAGTATCATAAAGGAAAAGGCTGAGAGTCTCGGCTTTGCATCCGTAGGTTTTCTGCCTGTTCATCCTCTCGACGAGAGGGAGCATCTTGGAAAATATTTTGAAGCCGGCTGGCATGCAGACATGGAGTGGCTCCGGAAAGGTCTGGAGCATAGACTCGATCCTTCCCTTCTTTTCAAGAATGCGCGATCTCTTGTCTCCCTCGCCATCAACTACTTTAATGAGGAGTGGAAACCAGCAGCCCCCGGAATACATGGAAGGATGAGCCGGTATGTTTATGGCCGTGACTACCATGCCGTCATCCAGTCGAAGTTAAAGGAGCTCTCTCTATTTATGGAGATGGAGGGAGCCGCACTGGCTTTCTGTTACGTGGATGATAGTCCCATCCTCGAAAAGAAATGGGCCACGCTTGCAGGCATCGGCTGGAGAGGCAAGAACTCTGTCGTATTAAACAGCGTTTACGGCTCATGGCTCTTCCTGGCAGAGATCATTACCGATCTTGAACTCAGCTATACAGAAAAAGAGATTGAAAGTCGCTGCGGGGAATGCACACTCTGCATCGACCTCTGCCCTACGGGAGCCATCGAGGTCCCGCATATGGTCAATGCTTCGAAGTGCATCGCATATCAGACCATCGAAAACGATGGTATCGTCCCTGAAGAGATAAGGGAAGATATGGGGAACTGGATCTATGGATGTGACATCTGCCAGGAGGCCTGCCCCGAGAATCATAGAGCGAAGGTGACGGAAGAACCACTGTTCCTCCCCAACGAGAAGGTCCTGAACCTCACCCTTGCCGACATCTTACGGCTCGATGAGAATAGCTTTCAGGAGGTTTTCGAAGGGAGTGCCATCAGGAGGGGGGGAAGGAAAAAGCTCCAAAGAAATGCCTGCCTGGCTGCAGGAAATCTGTTGCGTAATGAAGCCTCTGCGGCAAATGAATTGCTAAAACCTTTGCAAGCCCTTGTTGAGGACGAGGACCCTATTCTTAAGAGCCATGCCTCCTGGGCCCTCGCCCGCCCCTTTTAACAAGCGAAAAGTCTTTTCCTAAAGGATATTTTGAAAATTTGACAGAGTGCGTGTAAGATTTAGGGAAATAGAGGGTTCCTGATGCATTCAGAAAGACAGAACGACAACACCGGAAGAAGCTGCGAAACTATCAAGAGGGTCTTCCTGTACGCATCGAGTCTTTTTTTCTTCATGTTCTTATGTCTCATCTGGCTGATGATATTTTTTCCGCAGTTGATTGCCCGGGAGGAAGAGGGAGAAAAAGGCGTGGAAGGATGGAAAGCGACGCGATATGAGATCGACGTCACGCTGGACCCTGAAAAGCAGGGGATCTACGGGAAGGTGAAAATCGACATCGAGTCTGAGAGGGAAGTGTATTCTTTGCGCTTCCTGTTGAATGAAAATCTTCACATTCTCGGCGCGAAGCTGTCGAGCGGGATACTTGAGTACAGAAAGGCAGGAGAGGTTGTTACCGTCGATGTCGATCCTCCCATACGTGGAAAAAAATCAATAACCTTCGAAATTGAAGGGAAGATCAAGATAAAAGCAGGGGCGGAACGTCCTGCCTTCGCTCAGGACAGTATTCTGCTTCTTGGCACCGATCTCTGGTATCCGCTGTCAGGGGAAGGAGGAGCGAGATCCTTGATAAAGGTCACCCTCCCGGCAGGATTCAAGGTAGTCGGTCCTGGAAAGATGATTGAAGGGAAACAGGTCGGAGATCGAATAACCTATACCTGGCAGAACGATATTCCGATTCAGTTCTGTTCAATTGTGGCCGACAGGAAATGGGTCGTGCGAAGCACGGAAAGGGGATCGGTCAGGGTCCAGACCTACCTCTATCCTCTGGAGGAGGGTGAGTTTGCCGAGAGAATCGCTTCCTCTGCAACGGATATCATCAATTGCTTTTCCAGCCTCTTCTGTCCCAATCCTTTCAGCCAGATCTCCATCGTAGAGCTGGAGGGGATCAGTCGGACCAGGACTCTTAACGGGATCATCCTTTACTCCCCTGAGAATCTCATCCGAATATTCTCTTCCGAGGGCTTCGATGCTCGCTCCATCGGATATCTCTGGTGGGGATACCTCATCGGAGGAGAGGGACCCGGAGGATGGCAGCAGATGCAGGGTCTCGGAAGCTACGCAGAACATCTCTACTGCGAGAAGATGGGCCTTCCGGCCACCGATTTCATGGAGCGCAGCAGAATGGAGTATCTTCTCCTCGACAGCAAGCTGGATCGTCCCTTCGCAGAGGTTGGTCCTGAGTCTCCGGACCCTCTGATCTTCGGGAAGGGATCAGCCATCATGGCCATGCTCCGGTATGTCGCGGGAGATGAGCCTTTCTTCAAAGCCGCCAAGCTCCTGTTTAAGGAGAAGATATTCACCAGGATGACGCTGGATGAACTCCGGGAAACTCTGGAGAAGGGAACCGATATGGATCTCGGGAGATTTTTCAGGAACTGGATCGCGAGTAGTGGCATACCTGAATTGAAAATGGAACATAGCGTGCGCGAGACCTATCAGAAAGATTTCCGGGTGGATCTGAAGATCGTCCAGGAGAGTGGCATCTACGATCTTCCAGTCGAGATCCTGATGGCCGGAAGAGAGGGAAGGAAAGTTGAAGAAGTCTTTATAGATGACAGAGAAAATAAATTCATGTTCCGATACTCTTTCCGACCCGATAACATCATTCTCGATCCCCAGCACAAAATCTTCAGAAGAGAGCCCGACCTTAAGAAGAAATCGCTGAAGCTGTTGTGGAAGGAGGAGATCGAGAAGGCTATCCAGGAAGCGCTGAGGATGGAAAGGGTGAAAAAATATGATGAAGCCGGGAAGATCTATGAAGAGGCATTGACTTCAGTCGGTAGCGTAAGAGAGATCCTGTACAACTACGCAAGAATGGAGCATGCAAGGAAGAATTACGAAAAGGCTCTCGAACTGTACGCTGGTGCCGCAAAGGCGGAACCGCTTCTGAAGGAAGCGCAAAAAGACCCGCTTCTTCCCTGGAGTCACATCAGGAGAGGAAATATCTACGACGTGATGGGGAGAAGGAGCAAGGCGCTTGGCGAGTACCGGAAGGCCCTGGAGCATCCGGATATGATGGATTCCAAGAAAACGGCGGAAAGATATATCAAGAAGCCTTACCGGGAGGAATAGCGCCTCGCTGTTACCATGTGGTATCTTGAAGGGCTTTAGTGGTGAGGAATTTCAAAGATTGAGAGAGGTGAAAGAGATGAAAGCATCGGATTTGATGGTCAGAGAGGTCGTAACCATCCATGATGAAGCCACTGTGGACGAACTGTGCGATTTGCTCCAGGAGAAGAACATCAACGGGGTCCCCGTTGTGGATCATAATGGGAGCCTCGTTGGCGTAGTGACAATGGAAGATATCATCTACGGGGCGATGGGGATCACTGGCGAGGACAAGAGAAAAAAAGAGAAAAAGCTTGCGCTCTACAGAGGCAAACTGATCGTCAGACAGCCCGAGGAAAAAGCCATCGTGATGGTGAAGGAAATCATGACTTCACCAGCCATCTTTGCCTATGAAGATACGCCTCTCATAGAAATATGCAGGACCATGTGGAATTTCCGGATACACAGGATCCCCATT from Acidobacteriota bacterium encodes the following:
- the hypF gene encoding carbamoyltransferase HypF, producing the protein MDVRIRQKIIVKGIVQGVGFRPFVYRLATRLNLAGRVCNNPQGVTIEIEGSRPAIEEFLRLLRSEAPPLARITGMNVSDMPMENSQRFEIARSEEQEEKKTLISPDIAVCDDCLRELFDPSNRRYRYPFINCTNCGPRFTIIRTIPYDRKNTSMSVFTMCEECQKEYDDPHDRRFHAQPNACFLCGPEVWLTDSRGKVMECEDPIREAVDRLKEGSTIAIKGIGGFHLAVDASNTGAIRRLRERKLREEKPLAIMSGSLEKILECAWLNEEERKLLISSERPIVLLRKKDHPAISDEVAPGNTHFGVMLPYTPLHHLLFNSGLDFQALVMTSGNLSEEPIAIENGEAVRRLEGIADYFLMHDREILLRSDDSVMLHMVERDRFLRRSRGFVPVPIFLEDEYPAVIAFGAELKNTVCLLKGGNAFLSQHIGDLENVEAFNFFLDAGEHLKRILEITPIAIAYDLHPEYLNTKHAREITEQEIEKDGGEKQEVGRRKREGAREKKEAKHVKAIGIQHHHAHIVSCLAENSDKGPVIGLAMDGLGYGTDGALWGGEVLIADYTGFERFMTFKSLPMPGGTAAIKEPWRMAASALHAAYGDEIFLLKIPFIQKLNRSSLQTVVRMIQQKINSPLTSGLGRVFDAVAALLCLRSVVSFEGQAPFELEMSVDPSIRGNLSYGYSIIQTDRTSKFDLLLRAAKSTRSVEEAEDSGSSVQDTISFWYDDSPSYVVGLDGMFREIVADIWKGKATGEISAKFHNTVVSILAEACSMLRLEIGFDKVALSGGVFQNKYLFENLVKELKQRGFEVLTHSLVPANDGGISLGQAVIAASILNMTGIS
- a CDS encoding DUF47 family protein, translating into MKFISRDSEFFDLFDRQVGDLIRITEILSSFVKDFKVSEEMRTRFKEAEHEADITTHEIIDKVNRTFITPIDREDIHSLAQAMDDIVDLIDASAGRVFLYEITQPTEEMKRFVEIIHKMVQEISKAIGMLRNLKNQRRLLDHCIEINRLENEADATLLTSIEKLVENRKDFFEFLRWKEVYESLESATDKCEDVANIIEGIVIKSI
- a CDS encoding inorganic phosphate transporter codes for the protein MTTAIIFLFVIIVLAWTYDFYNGMNDCANAIATTISTRALSPRMAILLAAGLNIAGAFLTTAVAKTIGKGIVAPEAIDQWIFLSALLGAIIWSAICTHAGIPISITHSLVGGLIGAAVAGRGMDVVQWTGIRKVLIAMILSPLAGFLAGTLLMIAMVWIGRNAHPFKANRFFLRSQILSASFMALSHGANDTQNAMGVITAALVSGGFLDTFHVPYWVMLGSGAFMGLGTYLGGWKVIKTMGMRMVKLRPLHGFSAETSATASILAATYMGAPISTTQVISTAIMGVGAAEKLSRVKWGLSFQIIATWILTIPGAALISAILCILIELIGLSR
- a CDS encoding RNA methyltransferase, which gives rise to MKLENIKIILVEPQHAGNIGACARAMKNMGLSHLALVNPVEFMVEEGLKMAVDAKGILRNAELFTSLEKALRETSLSIGTTRRQGKMRKPVYSISTIARKISSFSEKNKVAFVFGREDKGLLTKELQLCTFVTTIPSSEKLPSLNLAHAVMITCYELFLTSSLPTIEEPPLLAKFEDVESFYRHLEGILVKIGFLNEAYPTTIMVALRRLFGKADLEPREVKILRGILRQIQWYVSRPSA
- the queG gene encoding tRNA epoxyqueuosine(34) reductase QueG; its protein translation is MNASGHLSSIIKEKAESLGFASVGFLPVHPLDEREHLGKYFEAGWHADMEWLRKGLEHRLDPSLLFKNARSLVSLAINYFNEEWKPAAPGIHGRMSRYVYGRDYHAVIQSKLKELSLFMEMEGAALAFCYVDDSPILEKKWATLAGIGWRGKNSVVLNSVYGSWLFLAEIITDLELSYTEKEIESRCGECTLCIDLCPTGAIEVPHMVNASKCIAYQTIENDGIVPEEIREDMGNWIYGCDICQEACPENHRAKVTEEPLFLPNEKVLNLTLADILRLDENSFQEVFEGSAIRRGGRKKLQRNACLAAGNLLRNEASAANELLKPLQALVEDEDPILKSHASWALARPF
- a CDS encoding CBS domain-containing protein is translated as MKASDLMVREVVTIHDEATVDELCDLLQEKNINGVPVVDHNGSLVGVVTMEDIIYGAMGITGEDKRKKEKKLALYRGKLIVRQPEEKAIVMVKEIMTSPAIFAYEDTPLIEICRTMWNFRIHRIPIVHGDRVTGVISSLDLCRAIATGTITA